CCAGCCTGCCGAACTCTTCCGGGGTTCCGTACCGACCCATCGGCACTTTTTCCTGTTCCGCCGCCTGGACTTCTTCAAGCGGCCGTCCTTCCCGTTCCGCCCGGGCGCCGTCCAGTGAATCCAAACGGGCAGTCTTGATACGGCCGGGTGCAAGATTCACCACTTGGATATTGTCTTTCGCCACTTCCGCCGCCAATGTCTTCAACATCGCTGCTGTGCCGGTGCGGATGGTATTCGACAGAATCAGATTCGGGATCGGCTGCTTCACGGACATCGATGATACATTCAGAATCTTACCCCCTCCGCTCCGCTTCATGATCGGCAGTGTTTCCCGGACCAGCCGGACGACGCTCATAAGATTGAGATTAACCGCTGCCAGCCAGTCCTCATCTGAGAATTGTTCAAATTGACCGGCCGGCGGACCGCCCGCATTTGTGACGAGCAGATCGAGGCCGCCGAGCTGCTGTTCCGCTTTCTTTATCAGTTGCTGGATGTCTCCATTCTTTGTGACATCCGCCGCAATAGGGATGACTGTCCCTTTCTGCACGTTGCAGGTCCGGGAAATTTCATCTGCAACTTCTTCTAAGCGTTCCTGCCGGCGGCTCGAGATGACCACTTGGCACCCTTCGCTGACGAGCGCTTCTGCAATGGCTCTGCCGAGACCTTGCGAGGCAGCTGTAACCAATGCACGCTTTCCTTTTAAACCAATGTCCACTTCATTCCCTCCTTCAAAGATCGTTCTATTGGCCGCTGATCGGAAACGCCAGCGGCTGCCAGGCCCGCACATTTACTGTACGGGCACCTGATGTGACGGCCGGATCCTCATTCGCCAGGTGAAGCGCTTCTTCTTCTGAATCACAATTATATATGACGAGACCGCCTGTCTTATCCAAAAACGGTCCCGCTTCAAAAACGCTGCCAGCTTCGTACAGATCGCTGATGTACTGCAGATGCGCCGGCCGGGATGCCGTGTTTTTCTCCTGATCGACTATGATAAGTTCGGCAAGGTACATCATTGCCCTTTCTCCTTGTTCATAAGTTCCTTGAACGCTTCTCTTGGCGGTGCGAAGGTGTCGATGCAGACCGCCCCTTCTTCAAGCGCCACAGCACCATGAGGCACATTGCGCGGGATGGTGACGGCATCGCCTTCACCGATCACTTGTTTTTTATCTCCCACTTCAAATTCGAGCCGGCCTTTGATGACATAGGTAATCTGCTCCTGCGGGTGCTGATGCAGCGGCGCCACTGCGTTCGGCGCAAATGTGACATAACTGATCATCACCTGCTGTCCAAAAAACGGATGGAGTGTAACGCCATCCGCCGCTTCAAGCGACTGCATATCCGGCATGTGTTCGAATGTCGGTTCATAGTCGGCTACATAATCATGTGATACTCCTTCTCGGAAATAATCCCGGTTAACGCCCATGGTCATCTTCCCCTTTCGGTGTTTCCGGCTGTTCGAATTCCAGCTTCAATCCGCTGGAAAAAGCGTTCGTGCCGGAGAAAAAATCAATAATTGAGATCATTTCCATCAGCTGGTCCTCTGTCATGCCAAGTTTTCTGGCGGCAAAAGAATGGCTGTCGATGCAATAGCTGCAGCCATTGACCATCGAAGTCGTCAGCGCAATGATCTCTTTTGTAAGCGGATCGAGCGTGCCATCAAGCATGATGGTCTTATACCGTTCCCAGTTCACCCGGAGATAATCCGGCCGAAGCGCCATCGTGCGCCAGATGAGCGGGACTTGTTGCCACCCCCTGATCCACTTCATTTCTTCATAAATTTCTTTCACCAGTCCCGTGGCTTCGCTTTCAGGCACTTCATTCACTAAGGCCATTTCATCCACGCCTTTCGGTATTTAGTCTGCTAGAGGTACTTGGCCATGCCGCCATCGACATCGATTGCTGTTCCTGTGATATAGGAAGAACGCGCGGAGACGAGGAATGCGACAGCCGCTGCAACTTCAGCTCCATCTCCGAACCGGCCGAGCGGCACATCAAACGTGCCGATGAGTTCATCAAAAAAGCTTTGCGGCTTCCCTTCCCATTGACCGGAATTAACAAATCCGATATTTACAGCATTGACCAGGATGCCGTCCGCTGCGAGTTCCTTCGCCAGCGTTTTCGTTAATGAAATACAGGCCGCCCGGTTTACGCTTGAAGCGAAAAACCGCTTCTCCGGCTGTTTGCCGAATACCGCTGCCATATTGACAATCCGGCCGCCTGCCGGCATAAACGGCAGAACAGCTCGGGAGAAACGGATATAAGACAATTGCTTCACCTGGAAATCCGCTTCCCAGTCTTCATCTGTCAGTGTTTTAAATGTTCCCGGATACGCCTTTCCTGCGTTGTTGACGAGCACGTCAATACTGCCGAACCGTTCACCGACCGCTTCCACAAAAGCGGTGACTGCCTCAGGATCCGTTACATCGACTGACTCCGCATAAAACCGATCCGGCCCCGCCTGCTCCTGCAGGCCGGTAAAGTCTTCGACGTGACGGCTGCAGCTTGCCACGATGCAGCCTTCGGCAAGTAATTCCTCGCAGACCGCCCGGCCGATCCCCCGGGAACCGCCGGTTACAAGCGCCACTTTCCCTTTCAAACCCAATTCCATTGTTCTGCTCCTCTCATTCCGCCCGGTCTGTTCCTGCGGATGTCCGTAGATTCATTGAAAACAAAGAGACCTCATCAGGGACCGGCTGACCGCCAGTCCCTTCCCGAGGCTCTTCGTGGAATTATTTATAGACAGGTGTCAGCCAGTCTGCATACCGTTCATCCAGTCCGCGTACCGCTTTATAATATACAGTCTGCAGTTGCGCTGTAATCGATCCGAGTTCACCGCTGCCGACTTTCCGTCGGTCGACGGATGATACCGACGCAATCTGAACACCCGTCCCAGCTAGGAAAATCTCATCTGCAACGTACAGTTCGGTCCGGTCAACGGCGCGCACTTCGTAAGCGATACCAAGATCTTCCGCCACCTGCAGCACGGCCCGGCGCGTGATGCCTTCCAGAATATCTGCGGTGACGGGTGTTGTAATAATCGTATTGTCCCGTACGATGAACAGGTTGGAAGAACTGGCTTCTGACAGCTGACCATCGGCTGACAGCATGATCGCTTCGTCATAGCCGTCGGCCGATGCCGCATCATTCGCCAGCGCGGCATTAATATAGGCACCGGTCACTTTGGCCCGTGATGGAATCGTATTATCAGAAATGCGCTGCCAGCTTGAGACGACGAGCGCCAAGTCTTCCGTTTTCACATAATCCCCCATGGGCACCGTGAAAATCGCCAGTTCATCCCGCAGTCCGCCGAGTGTGACTTTAATGACCCGGGAGGCTTTAAAAGCCATCGGCCGGATATAGACATTCCCTTGGTACTCGTTTTTCTCGAGCACTTTCACCGTCCACTCCACCAGTTCTTCCGCTGTATAAGGACACTCGATTTTCAGGATGCGGCATGATTTGATCAGCCGCTGGAAATGCTCCAGCGCTTTCAGCATATACAGCTGCCCCTGCTCGGCATTCCAGTAGGCCCGGATTCCTTCAAAGCAGCCGGTCCCGTAGTTTAGTGCATGTGTCGATATGTTGATATTCGCGTTATCCAGCGGCATGATTTCCCCTTTGAAGAAACAGTACCCGCCGGTGATTTCTGCTGTTGGTGATGGTCCTTGCGCTGCTGTCTCCCGTGCTGTCATTTCTCTCCCTCTTCCTCCTCCATTTTACGGAGGGCTTCATCCATCATCTTTTTATAGCCCGTCCGCGGCGGGGAAAAGATATCAAGCGCTACGCATCCTTTTTCGTATGTAACTGCACCGTGCGGAACGTTCGGCGGCACCACATAGACGTCGCCTTTACGGATCATTTTCTTCACGCCATTGAGTTCAAACTCATACTCGCCTTCAATCATCGTCCCGATCTGCTCTTCCGGATGTGAATGGACAGGGGCTACACTGTTCGGCTCCATATAAACAAAACTGAGCTGAACATTTTCCCCGAATACCGGTTTCAGTCCGAGCCCTTCCACCACTTTCAGCAGCGGGATATCGTCCGTGTTCAAATGCCGGGGCTGAAAATCACCGGCCACTTCAACAACATTTTCTTCAGGCGGCGCAAAATAACCGCCTGTCCCGATACCTTCTTTCTTTTCCTTGCTCATCCCATCCACTCCTTTTGATTTCTCGGCTGTGCATGGCCCTAAAACAGGTCTGCATATTCCTCGATTTCCCAATCTGTCACATGATCATTAAAACGGCTGATTTCATTTTCCTTCAGCGCGATATAAGCATTCACCGCATCCGCCCCTAAATACTTCGTCAGCGCTTCATCGGCTTTTAACGCCGCTAGAGCTTCCGGCAGGCTGCCGGGAAGACTCCCCGACCCTTCCACACTGTATGCATCTTCATTATGCACAGGATCCGTGAGCGGCAGTTTCCGTCTGATGCCGTCAAGCCCGGCTGCGTACATGGCCGCCATCATCAAATACGGATTGCAGTCGGCGCCCGGCATCCGGTTTTCAAGACGCGTCCCCTGCCCGCGGGCTTCCGGCACCCGGATCAGGCACATGCGGTTCTCGAACCCCCATGTGATGTTCGATGGTGCAAATGTATACGGCCGCAGCCGCCGGTAGCTGTTGATCGACGGGTTGGCAAATGCACAGATGGCGGCACTGTGTTCAAGCTGGCCGGCGATGAAATGCTTGAATAATTCACTCATTCCATTTTCATCTGCCGCGTCATAAAAAGCATTATCCCCCGACGCCAATTCATATAGCGAATGATGGAAATGCGCCCCGCTTCCGCTCAAGCCGGTCAGCGGCTTGGTCATGAACGTTGCAAGCAGGCCGCGTCTGTGCATCAATTCCTTCGCCGAGGTTTTGTAATAGAAAGCGGCATCCGCCTGGCCGAGTCCCTTATGCGGCTTCATCGAAATCTCATACTGGCCCGGCCCGTACTCCGTGTTGATGGCTTCCACTTCAATTCCTACGGATTCCATCGGCACTGATAAATCATAAAGGATTTCATCGACCTGGGACTGCTTCACTTCGGAATAGCATTGCAGGCCTGTCCATGTCGGTTCATATCCGTCCTTGGCATACTTCTCAAAGACATAGAACTCAAGTTCCGCTGCGCCGAAAGTGGAATATCCTTCCGCTTCGAACTCTTTCAGCACGTTATGGAGAATACCGCGCGGGTATACGCTGACCGGTTCTCCTTCCAGAGTGAACACATCGGCGATCACACGGGCCGTCTGTTTCGCCCACGGCACGACCGTAAAAGTCGCGGGATCCACTTTCAGCATCCAGCTGCCGTATCCGCCGGCAAATCCGGCACCCGCCGGCAATACGAAATTAGCTGCCGTATCGACCGAGAACATGGCTGATGGATACTGCATTCCCTGCTCAAGTACTTCATCCGTGAATTTCTTCACCGGGATATTCCGGGCTCTTGCCACATTCACCAAATCATTAAAAACGACACGGACTATTTTGATGTCTTCATCCCTGATGATTTTTCTGATGTCATCATTGTTCAAGTTTTTCATCAAATCCCTCCTTTTGAATGGCGAAAGCTGTGGCGACTCTATCTTTATGTACCTTTTGCAAGATGAAATCGTCTAGTTAAAATTATATGGACAGACGCCTCCGTAAGTCAATTTTAACTTTTTAAAAGATTCTTTCTAATTGAACAATCCGCTTACAGCCAATGATAGAATAAAGGCAGCAGGACTTGATAACTGAAAACTATGATCGACACAGGAGGAATTGCTACTATGACTGAAAAAGCGACAGGACCTTATGGCAGCTGGAAGTCGCCTGTCACAACCGATCTGATCGTCCAGGGAACCACACCGCTTGTCAGCACAGGCCTTCTTGGCCAGGATCTGTATTGGGTGGAAGCCCGCCCGAAAGAAGCCGGACGGAACACCGTCATGCGGCAGGCACAGGACGGCACCGTAACAGAATTGACTCCGGCTCCCTATAATGTGCGGACGCGTGTGCATGAATATGGAGGGATCTCTTACTGCTTTCTCGGCGGCGCACTGTATTTCTCGAATTTCGATGATAACTTCCTGTATGTCCGCAGTGAAGATGGTGACATTGAACGCATAACGACCGATTCGAATCTTCGCTATGCGGACCCGGCAGTGGATGTCCGGAAGCAGCGGACGTACTGGGTGCGTGAAGATCATACAGAATCGGCGATTGCTGCTGAAACAACGATCGTCGTCATGGACACGGACGGGGGTAATGAACGCATCGTCGTCTCGGGCAGCGACTTCTATTCAAGCCCGCGTCTCAGTCCTGATGGCAGTCAGCTCGCCTATCTTACGTGGCAGCATCCTAATATGCCATGGGATGAGTCCGAGCTGTGGGTAGCCGATCTGGCTGAAGATGGAACGCTGCTGAACGCCAAGCGGGTTGCAGGCGGTTCCGGTGAATCCGTCACACAGCCTGTCTGGTCGCCGGACGGAATGCTCTACTTTGCATCGGACCGCTCGAATTGGTGGAATATCATGCGGATCAATGGCGGCAATGCAGAAACGGTCTATGCAAAAGATGCGGAGTTTGCATCGCCCGGCTGGATGTTCGGTATTTCGGATTACGCCTTCATTGATGACACGGTCATCATATGCACATACACCGATAAAGGAGTCAAACATTTGGCGAAAATCGATGTCGTAACCGGGGCATTGATCCCAATGGAAACAGCGTACACATTTTTCTCTTCCATTCATTCGAATGGCAGTGATGCTGTATTCATCGCGGCTTCACCGACAGAGTTTCCGCGCATCGTCCGGATGAACACCAAAGACCAGCTTGCTGTAATTAAGGCTTCAGCGGAATTGTCAGTGGATAAATCCTACATTTCACAGCCTGAAACCATCGAGTACCCGACAGCAGACGGCAAGACGGCATATGCTTTCTACTATCGCCCGCACAATCCGGAATATGCAGCCCCGGCGGACGAGAAACCGCCCCTCCTTGTGCATGTGCATGGCGGGCCAACCGGCATGACGACTGCCATTTTGAACTTAGTGAAGCAGTACTGGACGAGTCGCGGCTTTGCACTTGTTGATGTGAACTACGGCGGCTCTGCCGGCTTCGGCCGGGAATACCGTGAGCGGCTGAAAGGCAATTGGGGAATCACTGATGTCGAGGACAGCGCGAACGCTGTACGTTATTTGATCGAAAAAGGGGAAGTTGACGGCAGCCGGGTCGCCATTTCAGGCGGCAGTGCCGGCGGCTATACGACGCTCGCGTCACTTGTGTTTACGGACGTGTACAGCGCGGGTGCCAGTCATTTCGGACTGAGTGAACTTGAAGTATTCGTAAAAGAAACCCATAAGTTTGAGTCCCGGTACTTGCACGGGCTGATTGGCCCCTACCCGGAAGCCAAGGATGTATATGCTGAGCGTTCACCGATCAATTTCACAGACCGGCTGTCGTGCCCGGTCATCTTCTTTCAGGGCCTTGAAGACAAAATTGTCCTGCCGAATCAGGCGGAAGGGATGGTTGAGGCGTTAAAGGAAAAAGGGCTGCCGGTTGCTTATTTGGCATTTGAAGGCGAAGGACACGGGTTCAGGAAATCCACGAACATTAAACGCGCCATTGAAGGGGAATTTTATTTCTACAGCCGGATCTTCGGTTTTGAACCGGCTCAAGCAATTGAACCGGTGGAAATTCTGAATGCCTGACAATGAACCGAAGGCCTCCGGCACAGGCGGACGGACCGGCATCTGATCCATCCGACTCTGCCGATTCTTTCGGATTTCCTGCATCATTTTCCCTCCCTATGCATGGATACAGGGATAACTGGGAATACACGTATTGTATGCCTGATTTCTTCAGGCCATCTTGTCATGTTAATTTTTGCAGGATAAACCGGAAAACTGATACACTATTCAGTGAACGGCTTTCCTTGCATTTAATTTTTAGAAAAAATTACTGAAGGAGCTGAAACCATGAATCAGAAGCAATTCGATGTCATTAAAAACGGAAAAGGTTTTATCGCCGCATTGGACCAAAGCGGCGGCAGTACACCGAAAGCACTGGCACTTTATGGCGTTTCCGAGGCCTCGTATCAGACCGATGAAGAGATGTTCGACCTTGTCCACAAAATGCGTTCACGGATCGTCACATCGCCCGCTTTTACATCCGACCACATTCTTGGCGCCATCCTGTTTGAACAGACGATGGACCGCAAAGTTGAGGGCAAGTATACTCCTGACTACCTGTGGGAAGAAAAAGGAGTCGTGCCCTTCCTGAAAGTCGATAAAGGGCTCGCCGATGAATCCGATGGCGTTCAGCTTATGAAACCGAATCCGGGTCTTGATGACCTGCTGAAACGGGCGAACGAGCGCAATATTTTCGGAACGAAAATGCGTTCCGTCGTCAAAGCGGCCAACCGTGAAGGCATCAGACAAGTTGTCGACCAGCAATTCGAAGTCGGCAAGCAGATCCTGGCGGCCGGTCTGGTACCGATCATTGAACCTGAAGTCGATATCAACATCAATGATAAAGCGGAAGCGGAAGCGATTCTGAAAGAAGAAATCCTCCGCGAACTTGACCAGCTCAGTGAAGATCAGAATGTCATGCTGAAACTGTCAATACCGACAGAAGACAATTTCTATAAAGAGCTTATCGAGCATCCGCGCGTTGTGCGGGTTGTCGCCCTGTCCGGCGGTTATCCCCGTGCAGAAGCGAACGACCGGCTCAGAGCCAATAACGGCCTGATCGCCAGCTTCTCCCGTGCGCTGTCTGAAGGCTTGAATGACCATCAGTCCGACGAGGAGTTCAACAAGACACTGAAAGATTCCGTGCAGCAGATCTACGATGCGTCGGTATCCTGATGACCAATAAATAAGAAAAGGCGTGCAGCAAGGTTACTCTTGCCTGCACGCTTTTTTGACGGGTTTTTATGTATGCTTACAGCGCCTGTCCCTTCTCCGGAGGTTTTATCGATTCAACGACAAAAAACACGTTACCTTTGGGTAACGTGTTTTTTCATACTTTGCGGCGTCCAAGCCATGTTCACAGCATGTTCCCCCGAAGGAGTGCTTGTCCGTCTTACGCAAACGAGCTCATCGCGTCCTTAACACTACAGCATGCCGGCAGGTGTGTCAATGCTGCTGTTCGGAAAGCCTCTTTTTCGCCAATTATTACGTGATGAATCAGGAATGTTTCTTGGCATACAGTCTCGCGCTTTCCGCCTTTTTTCAAGCGCTTGTCACATAATGTTCACTTACGAAAAAATTTTCATACCGATAGACTTAAGCTTATCTTTAATGAAAAGGAGAGAGATAATTTGCCCACAAATAAAAAAGAAGGCCTTTTATTCGGCTTGATGATGGTGTTCGGCATGGTGCTGTTCATGTACACCTATAATTTGGTGATGGAAGGATTATGGAAGGAATTGTCCATTGCAGCAATCGCTCTGCAGTTCCTGATTACCCTAATGGTCGCTTTCATTGTTGAGTCGTTCCTGATCGGTCCATTGGCTGGCGGATTTGTATCCAAGCTCCGCTACGATAAATCGAAAAAATGGAAGAACATTCTCGCCATGTCCGGGTGCATGGTTACCGGTATGGTTCTGACCATGTCCGTGTTCGGGTTGGCCGTGAAATTCATGATCAGCGGAATCGACGGTTCACTGCTGTCTGACTACGTGCAGCTAGTCGGCCAGAACTTCATCATGGCTCTCCCGGTCCAATTACTGATCGTCGGACCGATCGCCAGATGGGTTCTTACAGCATTCATACAGAATGGAGCTCATCCTGAGACTGTCATCAGCTGAACAGGTGCTCACAAAGAACACCCAATATTCTTCGCTTTTCCGATTGGATAGGTGGATGAACAGATTGAACATTTATGAATCACTTCGGTTTATCAGCCTGACCCCTAAGTTTTATCTAAAACTGATCCTTTTAAACAGTCCAGTGCTTTGCTAAAGTTAGCGGTACAATCAATGACTGATTTGAAAGGAAGGATAGAATCATGCAAAAAGCAACAACGTATTCAAATGCACGCACTTTTAATCTGATTTTGACATCCATGTCAATCGCTCTTGTATTTGTGGCAACACTCCTGCTGAATATCCGGCTGCCAATTGCAGCAAATGGCGGGCTCGTTCACCTTGGCACGGCGATGCTCTTCATTATCTCCATGCTGCTCGGTCCGAAAAAAGGCGCCGTTGCCGGTGCTGTCGGAATGGGGTTATTCGACTTAGTCTCCGGCTGGACCCTGTGGGCACCGATTACATTTATTGCCCGTGGCCTGCAGGGATATGTCGTCGGGAAGATCGCCTGGATGAACGGCCGCAATGGCAACAGTGTTGGTTTTAACATAGTTGCTGCAATCATATCGATTCCTCTCATGCTGGCAATCTATTATGTCGGTGAAGCTATTATCTACAGCAGCTGGATCATACCGGCCGCATCGATTCCCGGTAATATCGTCCAAAACGCCGTAGGGCTTGCCATTGCGATTCCTGTGGTAATCGCACTTAAAAAAGTTCCATTTTTTAAATAAGCTCAGTTAAGCGGTCAATAATCATAAAAGCGTTCCTGTCATCTTCCGGACGACGGGAACGCTTTTATTTCAGAGAAAGTCCTCTCCCGTACTTTTATGTCGATACCGGTGCCAATCAAGGAGAAAGGTTTCTCAAAACCCGCTGATGGGAAAAAAGATATAACAAGTAACCACAGGAAACGGAGTGACAGTATGCAAAAAATCACCCAGGCCTATCTCGAAGATGTGTTGCAGAAGAGCCGGCCTTATTCCCAAAAAGGTAAAGTGGCCAGTTATATTCCGGAACTGAGTGAAGCAGATCCAACTACGCTCGGCGTTACGCTGATAGAGTGCGGGGGTGAAAGCTATTCAGCCGGTGATCATGAACAAACATTCACTCTCCAAAGCATTTCAAAAGTGCTGAGCCTGCTCTTGGCCCTTGAAGATCAAGGCAAGGACAAGGTTTTTTCCATCGTAGGCCAAGAGCCGACCGGCGACCCGTTCAATACAGTGGAGTATTTGGAGACCGAAGCAAAGGACAAGCCCTTCAATCCGATGGTCAATTCCGGTGCAATCGCCGTCAGTTCGATGATCAAAGGCCGGAATGTCGATGAGCGGTTTGGGCGGATCCTGGATTTCATCCGGCAGATTTCCGGCAATCCAAACCTGACGCTGAATGAAGAGGTTTACCAGTCTGAGAAAAAGACAGGGGCCCATAACCGCTCGCTCGCCTATTTCATGCAGAGCATCGGGATTCTCGGACCGGAAGTTGAAGATATACTGGATTTGTATTTTCGGTTCAATTCAATTGATGTGACCGTTCATGACTTGGCGAATATCGGCTGTCTCCTGGCGAACCGCGGAAAACGACCGGGCAGGAACGACTGGCTCGTATCCGAAAAGTATGTTGAAACTGCTGTAACGATCATGTTCATGGCTGGCATGTATAATGCATCCGGTGAATTTGCCATCGAAGTCGGCTTTCCGAGCAAGAGCGGTGTCAGCGGCGGTATCATGAGTCTTGTTCCGGGTCAGATGGGCATCGGTGTGATCGGACCCGCCATCGGCAACCGGGGCAATAGCACAGCCGGCGTCCAGGTGCTCAAGACATTATCCGATGATCTTCAGCTGCATCTGTTCCGGGACCGGCTGCTGTGATCCCTTACTGATAGATGTATACCTGAAAAATGAGTTATTCCGTGCACTCTTATCACAACGAGGCGATCCAAAACGCCACTTAAATCAAAGACAGGGAAGAATAACCGATTGGTTTTCTCTCCCTGTCTTTTTAGCACACGGTTTTTCTGAAAGTGACGGGCCATGGCAATGTCGTATTGCTTGCAATGAGTCTGGGCAGGCGAAAAGAAAACGAATTTCTCAGCGAATCCATTACAGAAAAAACCCTCCCGAAATAAGTTCGGGAGAGCCGGCAATTCAGTTGCTCATTTTCAGTTTGTTCAGCTCAGTTTATAAA
Above is a genomic segment from Planococcus lenghuensis containing:
- a CDS encoding YciI family protein, which translates into the protein MMYLAELIIVDQEKNTASRPAHLQYISDLYEAGSVFEAGPFLDKTGGLVIYNCDSEEEALHLANEDPAVTSGARTVNVRAWQPLAFPISGQ
- the glsA gene encoding glutaminase A; protein product: MQKITQAYLEDVLQKSRPYSQKGKVASYIPELSEADPTTLGVTLIECGGESYSAGDHEQTFTLQSISKVLSLLLALEDQGKDKVFSIVGQEPTGDPFNTVEYLETEAKDKPFNPMVNSGAIAVSSMIKGRNVDERFGRILDFIRQISGNPNLTLNEEVYQSEKKTGAHNRSLAYFMQSIGILGPEVEDILDLYFRFNSIDVTVHDLANIGCLLANRGKRPGRNDWLVSEKYVETAVTIMFMAGMYNASGEFAIEVGFPSKSGVSGGIMSLVPGQMGIGVIGPAIGNRGNSTAGVQVLKTLSDDLQLHLFRDRLL
- a CDS encoding branched-chain amino acid transaminase, giving the protein MTARETAAQGPSPTAEITGGYCFFKGEIMPLDNANINISTHALNYGTGCFEGIRAYWNAEQGQLYMLKALEHFQRLIKSCRILKIECPYTAEELVEWTVKVLEKNEYQGNVYIRPMAFKASRVIKVTLGGLRDELAIFTVPMGDYVKTEDLALVVSSWQRISDNTIPSRAKVTGAYINAALANDAASADGYDEAIMLSADGQLSEASSSNLFIVRDNTIITTPVTADILEGITRRAVLQVAEDLGIAYEVRAVDRTELYVADEIFLAGTGVQIASVSSVDRRKVGSGELGSITAQLQTVYYKAVRGLDERYADWLTPVYK
- a CDS encoding SDR family oxidoreductase: MDIGLKGKRALVTAASQGLGRAIAEALVSEGCQVVISSRRQERLEEVADEISRTCNVQKGTVIPIAADVTKNGDIQQLIKKAEQQLGGLDLLVTNAGGPPAGQFEQFSDEDWLAAVNLNLMSVVRLVRETLPIMKRSGGGKILNVSSMSVKQPIPNLILSNTIRTGTAAMLKTLAAEVAKDNIQVVNLAPGRIKTARLDSLDGARAEREGRPLEEVQAAEQEKVPMGRYGTPEEFGRLAAFLLSPANSYMTGQTVLADGGVVQSM
- a CDS encoding cupin domain-containing protein is translated as MSKEKKEGIGTGGYFAPPEENVVEVAGDFQPRHLNTDDIPLLKVVEGLGLKPVFGENVQLSFVYMEPNSVAPVHSHPEEQIGTMIEGEYEFELNGVKKMIRKGDVYVVPPNVPHGAVTYEKGCVALDIFSPPRTGYKKMMDEALRKMEEEEGEK
- a CDS encoding SDR family oxidoreductase → MELGLKGKVALVTGGSRGIGRAVCEELLAEGCIVASCSRHVEDFTGLQEQAGPDRFYAESVDVTDPEAVTAFVEAVGERFGSIDVLVNNAGKAYPGTFKTLTDEDWEADFQVKQLSYIRFSRAVLPFMPAGGRIVNMAAVFGKQPEKRFFASSVNRAACISLTKTLAKELAADGILVNAVNIGFVNSGQWEGKPQSFFDELIGTFDVPLGRFGDGAEVAAAVAFLVSARSSYITGTAIDVDGGMAKYL
- a CDS encoding cupin domain-containing protein, giving the protein MGVNRDYFREGVSHDYVADYEPTFEHMPDMQSLEAADGVTLHPFFGQQVMISYVTFAPNAVAPLHQHPQEQITYVIKGRLEFEVGDKKQVIGEGDAVTIPRNVPHGAVALEEGAVCIDTFAPPREAFKELMNKEKGQ
- a CDS encoding S9 family peptidase, which gives rise to MTEKATGPYGSWKSPVTTDLIVQGTTPLVSTGLLGQDLYWVEARPKEAGRNTVMRQAQDGTVTELTPAPYNVRTRVHEYGGISYCFLGGALYFSNFDDNFLYVRSEDGDIERITTDSNLRYADPAVDVRKQRTYWVREDHTESAIAAETTIVVMDTDGGNERIVVSGSDFYSSPRLSPDGSQLAYLTWQHPNMPWDESELWVADLAEDGTLLNAKRVAGGSGESVTQPVWSPDGMLYFASDRSNWWNIMRINGGNAETVYAKDAEFASPGWMFGISDYAFIDDTVIICTYTDKGVKHLAKIDVVTGALIPMETAYTFFSSIHSNGSDAVFIAASPTEFPRIVRMNTKDQLAVIKASAELSVDKSYISQPETIEYPTADGKTAYAFYYRPHNPEYAAPADEKPPLLVHVHGGPTGMTTAILNLVKQYWTSRGFALVDVNYGGSAGFGREYRERLKGNWGITDVEDSANAVRYLIEKGEVDGSRVAISGGSAGGYTTLASLVFTDVYSAGASHFGLSELEVFVKETHKFESRYLHGLIGPYPEAKDVYAERSPINFTDRLSCPVIFFQGLEDKIVLPNQAEGMVEALKEKGLPVAYLAFEGEGHGFRKSTNIKRAIEGEFYFYSRIFGFEPAQAIEPVEILNA
- a CDS encoding fructose bisphosphate aldolase; its protein translation is MNQKQFDVIKNGKGFIAALDQSGGSTPKALALYGVSEASYQTDEEMFDLVHKMRSRIVTSPAFTSDHILGAILFEQTMDRKVEGKYTPDYLWEEKGVVPFLKVDKGLADESDGVQLMKPNPGLDDLLKRANERNIFGTKMRSVVKAANREGIRQVVDQQFEVGKQILAAGLVPIIEPEVDININDKAEAEAILKEEILRELDQLSEDQNVMLKLSIPTEDNFYKELIEHPRVVRVVALSGGYPRAEANDRLRANNGLIASFSRALSEGLNDHQSDEEFNKTLKDSVQQIYDASVS
- a CDS encoding ECF transporter S component, whose protein sequence is MQKATTYSNARTFNLILTSMSIALVFVATLLLNIRLPIAANGGLVHLGTAMLFIISMLLGPKKGAVAGAVGMGLFDLVSGWTLWAPITFIARGLQGYVVGKIAWMNGRNGNSVGFNIVAAIISIPLMLAIYYVGEAIIYSSWIIPAASIPGNIVQNAVGLAIAIPVVIALKKVPFFK
- a CDS encoding glutamine synthetase family protein — its product is MKNLNNDDIRKIIRDEDIKIVRVVFNDLVNVARARNIPVKKFTDEVLEQGMQYPSAMFSVDTAANFVLPAGAGFAGGYGSWMLKVDPATFTVVPWAKQTARVIADVFTLEGEPVSVYPRGILHNVLKEFEAEGYSTFGAAELEFYVFEKYAKDGYEPTWTGLQCYSEVKQSQVDEILYDLSVPMESVGIEVEAINTEYGPGQYEISMKPHKGLGQADAAFYYKTSAKELMHRRGLLATFMTKPLTGLSGSGAHFHHSLYELASGDNAFYDAADENGMSELFKHFIAGQLEHSAAICAFANPSINSYRRLRPYTFAPSNITWGFENRMCLIRVPEARGQGTRLENRMPGADCNPYLMMAAMYAAGLDGIRRKLPLTDPVHNEDAYSVEGSGSLPGSLPEALAALKADEALTKYLGADAVNAYIALKENEISRFNDHVTDWEIEEYADLF
- a CDS encoding carboxymuconolactone decarboxylase family protein, which translates into the protein MALVNEVPESEATGLVKEIYEEMKWIRGWQQVPLIWRTMALRPDYLRVNWERYKTIMLDGTLDPLTKEIIALTTSMVNGCSYCIDSHSFAARKLGMTEDQLMEMISIIDFFSGTNAFSSGLKLEFEQPETPKGEDDHGR